A stretch of Carassius auratus strain Wakin unplaced genomic scaffold, ASM336829v1 scaf_tig00008333, whole genome shotgun sequence DNA encodes these proteins:
- the LOC113071854 gene encoding cystine/glutamate transporter, whose protein sequence is MRVSKRESATDEGTDKTVKDDAVHLRRRIGLLPSISFIIGTVVGSGIFIAPKGVLMNSGSVGLSLLVWTLCGILSTFGALCYAELGTSFRKSGGHYTYLLETLGPLPAFLRLWTEFIFIRPAVATYVSLAFGQYVVEPLFMPCAAPTALVKIVSMLGVTFVVAMNCWSVSMAARTQVLLTFIKMFALILIIIPGIMALVNGKTENFQNAFDSDSLTLTKLPLAFYSGLYAYGGWFYLNFITEEVINPNRTIPLAIIFSMVTVTVCYVLVNVAYYTMMTANELLMSDAVAVTFASRALQGIAPAIPVLVALSCLGALNGGFFGSPRMLFVGAREGHFPAIFSMIHIRRQTPLPAVLFLYPLVIIMMARGEIFQLINFASFSRWLFIALATLGMIIHRYRFPDHPRPFKVPLAIAVVFTIVCFFIVGLSLYSDPWNTGGSCALTLSGVPVYYLTVKKSYIPERWKKAFNYISLHLQIFLEVAQQEVQTY, encoded by the exons ATGAGGGTTTCTAAAAGAGAGTCGGCCACTGATGAAGGTACTGACAAAACAGTGAAAGACGATGCAGTTCATCTCAGGAGGAGGATAGGCCTGTTGCCATCAATTTCTTTCATCATTGGCACTGTGGTGGGGAGCGGCATCTTTATCGCTCCCAAAGGCGTGTTGATGAATTCGGGCAGTGTGGGATTGTCCCTGCTGGTCTGGACTCTGTGTGGCATCCTCTCCACTTTTG GTGCTTTATGCTATGCTGAGTTGGGAACAAGCTTTAGAAAATCAGGCGGTCATTACACCTACCTGTTGGAGACCCTGGGACCCCTGCCTGCCTTCCTGCGACTGTGGACTGAGTTCATAttcatcag ACCTGCAGTGGCCACGTACGTGTCTCTGGCTTTTGGTCAGTATGTAGTGGAGCCGTTATTCATGCCGTGTGCTGCTCCAACAGCTCTGGTCAAAATCGTCAGCATGCTGGGAGTCA CGTTTGTGGTGGCAATGAACTGCTGGAGTGTGTCAATGGCAGCACGTACGCAGGTCTTGCTGACCTTCATCAAGATGTTTGCTCTGATTCTGATCATCATCCCAGGCATCATGGCTCTGGTCAATG GGAAAACCGAAAATTTCCAGAATGCCTTTGACTCAGATTCTTTAACTCTGACCAAACTTCCTTTGGCCTTTTACTCAGGTCTTTACGCATATGGCGGATG gttttatttaaatttcataacGGAAGAGGTAATTAACCCAAACAG AACCATCCCATTGGCTATCATTTTCTCCATGGTGACTGTTACCGTGTGTTACGTGCTGGTCAATGTGGCTTACTACACCATGATGACTGCAAATGAGTTACTGATGTCAGATGCCGTGGCAGTG ACATTTGCAAGTCGGGCTCTGCAGGGTATAGCTCCAGCAATACCAGTATTAGTTGCTCTTTCTTGCCTTGGAGCTCTTAATGGAGGATTTTTTGGTTCACCCAG GATGTTGTTCGTAGGAGCAAGAGAGGGTCACTTCCCGGCTATCTTCTCCATGATCCATATCCGCAGACAAACTCCACTGCCAGCTGTGCTATTTCTG TATCCTCTGGTGATCATCATGATGGCAAGAGGAGAGATCTTTCAACTGATCAACTTTGCATCCTTCTCTCGTTGGCTCTTCATCGCCTTGGCCACCTTGGGAATGATCATCCACCGCTACAGATTTCCAGATCATCCCAGACCATTCAAG GTCCCTCTAGCAATTGCGGTGGTCTTTACCATAGTGTGTTTCTTCATCGTGGGCCTGTCATTGTATTCGGACCCCTGGAATACAGGCGGCAGCTGTGCCCTCACATTATCAGGAGTACCTGTGTATTACCTGACAGTCAAGAAGTCATACATACCTGAACGCTGGAAAAAAGCCTTCA ATTATATAAGCCTACACCTGCAGATATTCCTGGAAGTGGCTCAGCAGGAAGTTCAGACCTACTGA
- the LOC113071856 gene encoding phosphoacetylglucosamine mutase-like: MAQFEKVSQKSKVHPKPEGLTLQYGTAGFRTHATHLDHIMFRMGLLATLRSKKTKSTIGVMVTASHNPEEDNGVKLIDPMGEMVTVVWEGYATQLANAEQDSLLKELKDIIKKEDIDMSEPASVYIGKDTRPSSAILSQAVLDGVSSLGGKTHDYGLVTTPQLHYMVCCCNTNGCYGSPTIEGYYQKLSQAFLQLTQNALNRTDDQKRLLVDGANGIGALKMREMEPFLRSELQVVLSNDGSSGKLNHMCGADYVKVQQKAPQGMNMGVGERCCSFDGDADRIVYYYTDSKGCFHLLDGDKIATLISTYLKELLTQAELNLQIAVVQTAYANGSSTRYLEDVMKVTVCCTKTGVKHLHHAAQEFDIGVYFEANGHGTVLFSKAAQKQIQELMKDPNTNDERKRAVKLLESTINLINQTVGDAISDMLVIEAVLAIRGMSAQDWDAIYTDLPNRQLKVTVSDRRVIDTTDAERRAVSPEGLQDTIDTLVKKYKSARSFVRPSGTEDVVRVYAEADTQESADSLAHEVSLAVYRLAGGIGDEPKPLH; encoded by the exons ATGGCTCAGTTTGAGAAAGTATCTCAAAAGTCCAAGGTGCATCCGAAGCCGGAGGGCCTGACTTTGCAGTATGGCACAGCTGGATTCCGCACTCATGCCACACATCTGGATCACATCATGTTCCGCATGGGGCTGCTGGCAACTTTGAGGTCCAAAAAAACGAAATCCACCATTGGAGTCATGGTGACCGCCTCGCATAACCCAGAG GAGGACAATGGGGTGAAGCTAATTGACCCCATGGGGGAGATGGTGACAGTGGTGTGGGAGGGATACGCCACACAGCTCGCTAACGCTGAGCAGGACTCTCTTCTCAAAGAGCTGAAGGACATTATTAAGAAAGAGGACATCGACATGAGTGAGCCTGCAAGCGTCTACATCGGGAAAGACACCAG ACCAAGCAGTGCGATTCTCTCTCAGGCTGTATTGGATGGAGTTTCCAGTTTGGGAGGCAAAACTCATG ACTATGGTCTGGTCACCACTCCCCAGCTGCATTATATGGTGTGCTGTTGCAACACCAATGGCTGCTACGGCAGTCCCACTATTGAGGGCTACTACCAAAAACTCTCACAGGCTTTCCTTCAGCTCACTCAGAAT GCCTTAAACCGCACCGACGATCAGAAGAGGCTATTGGTGGATGGAGCTAACGGCATCGGCGCATTGAAGATGAGAGAAATGGAGCCGTTTCTTCGCTCCGAGCTGCAGGTGGTGCTTTCGAATGACGGCAGTAGTGGGAAACTCAACCACATGTGTGGAGCAGATTACGTCAAAGTGCAGCAGAAAGCGCCTCAAG GTATGAATATGGGAGTAGGTGAGCGCTGCTGCTCGTTCGATGGTGATGCCGATCGTATCGTTTACTACTACACCGACTCTAAAGGCTGCTTCCATCTGCTGGACGGAGACAAGATCGCTACTCTCATCAGCACGTACCTCAAAGAGCTGCTCACACAG GCAGAGTTGAACTTACAGATTGCTGTTGTTCAGACAGCATATGCTAATGGGAGCTCAACTCGCTATTTGGAGGATGTCATGAAG GTCACAGTATGCTGTACGAAAACAGGAGTTAAGCACCTACATCACGCAGCGCAGGAATTTGATATTGGAGTGTATTTTGAGGCAAATGGACATGGAACT GTTTTGTTCAGCAAAGCTGCACAGAAACAGATTCAGGAGCTAATGAAAGACCCGAACACAAACGATGAGAGAAAACGAGCGGTGAAACTCCTGGAGAGCACCATCAATCTGATCAACCAG ACGGTGGGAGACGCGATCTCAGATATGCTAGTGATTGAAGCGGTGTTGGCCATCAGAGGGATGTCTGCACAAGACTGGGACGCTATTTACACAGACCTGCCCAACCGCCAGCTAAAAGTCACG GTGTCAGACCGGCGTGTCATAGATACGACAGACGCAGAGAGGAGGGCTGTGAGTCCAGAGGGGCTGCAGGACACCATCGACACGCTTGTCAAGAAATACAAAAGCGCTCGGTCTTTCGTTAGACCGTCTGGAACTGAAGATGTGGTCAGGGTCTATGCCGAGGCTGACACACAG GAAAGTGCTGATAGTCTGGCTCATGAGGTCAGCCTGGCTGTGTATCGTCTTGCTGGAGGAATCGGAGACGAGCCAAAACCTCTGCACTAA
- the LOC113071857 gene encoding desmin-like isoform X1, whose protein sequence is MRSPAFSVSEFLDSFRCREFHYIRLAVFIRKAHSSIFIAVKLFALARQIVEWRVRLCVRLRFDIPRPDSRYKAPSSMSAGTTLLEHLWRRARNYSFTMSHSPERLSSYRRHFEGGLTSSTLQVRVSSPSPTRGAARHRSASYTRSGTMGRRARSGSRKSRMTSSVSMGTLCLGMGLGVAGGALDLDAAAAENQAFLSTRTSERKEMVTLNDRLAVYIEKVRSLEQSNKLLETEIEGIKSHHVKPSGLRLLYEDQLRELRRIADQMKVQRDLAVAAKDAMAGQLEMLKVKYEEALEARKKAELEIETFRPDVDAATSARIALEKRLENLEVELEFLQRIHKKEIEELMAQIYGSVAKVDVAFSLPDLASALKQIQAQYDSIAAQNLQEMDAWYKAKFQDLNKATSRHVDTVRSIREELTAYKREIQNKQRELDALKNRNEALLLQIQEAQERHKKEEEGLQIRIETLKEELKSIKGKIGLLLREYQELLNIKMSLEIEITTYRKLIEGEDSRLSSMVSGLSLMSVSAGRVSSVSGAIRGAVSSAASEKMLSSSTIVNHNHHESVEEFTHEQAVEMTERKTVLIRTVKTDEDMFERDTQERTITISGAAEEND, encoded by the exons ATGAGGTCACCAGCATTTTCAGTCTCGGAGTTTTTAGACAGTTTCAGATGCAGAGAATTTCATTATATCAGGCTTGCCGTCTTCATTAGGAAAGCTCACTCGTCTATTTTTATCGCGGTAAAGCTCTTCGCACTGGCCCGTCAGATAGTTGAGTGGAGGGTTCGACTCTGTGTCAGACTGAGGTTCGACATTCCTCGCCCGGACAGCAGGTATAAAGCTCCATCATCCATGAGCGCAGGCACAACGCTTCTGGAGCATCTCTGGAGACGTGCGAGGAACTACAGCTTCACCATGAGTCACAGTCCAGAAAGATTGTCCTCTTACCGCCGTCACTTTGAGGGTGGCCTGACCTCTTCCACGCTTCAGGTCCGGGTCTCCAGCCCTTCGCCCACCCGTGGAGCCGCGCGCCACCGCTCCGCCAGCTACACCCGCAGTGGCACTATGGGGCGCAGGGCGCGCTCCGGATCCCGCAAATCACGCATGACCAG CAGCGTGAGTATGGGAACGCTGTGTCTGGGCATGGGTTTGGGGGTAGCTGGGGGTGCGCTGGATCTGGACGCTGCAGCCGCTGAGAACCAGGCTTTCCTCAGCACACGCACCAGTGAGAGAAAGGAGATGGTCACCCTCAATGACCGTCTGGCTGTATATATTGAGAAG GTACGCTCTCTGGAGCAGAGCAACAAGCTGCTGGAGACAGAAATTGagggcatcaagagccaccatgTGAAGCCGTCTGGACTTCGACTGCTCTATGAGGACCAGCTGAGGGAGCTGAGGAGGATTGCTGACCAGATGAAAGTCCAGCGG GACCTGGCAGTAGCAGCAAAGGATGCCATGGCAGGTCAGCTGGAAATGCTGAAGGTGAAATACGAGGAAGCTTTGGAGGCCAGGAAAAAGGCAGAGCTTGAAATTGAAACCTTCAGACCG GATGTGGACGCAGCCACATCCGCCCGAATTGCCTTGGAAAAACGACTGGAAAACCTGGAAGTGGAGCTTGAGTTCCTGCAGAGGATTCACAAAAAG GAAATCGAGGAGTTGATGGCTCAGATTTATGGATCTGTGGCTAAAGTAGATGTGGCCTTCTCTTTGCCCGATCTGGCATCCGCCCTCAAACAGATCCAGGCTCAATATGACAGTATCGCTGCCCAAAACCTGCAG GAGATGGACGCTTGGTATAAAGCAAAGTTTCAAGATCTAAACAAAGCTACATCACGGCATGTGGACACAGTGAGGAGCATCAGAGAGGAACTCACAGCTTACAAGAGAGAG attcAGAATAAACAGAGAGAGCTGGACGCTCTAAAAAACAGGAATGAAGCACTGCTGCTACAGATCCAGGAAGCACAGGAGAGAcacaagaaagaggaggaggggCTACAG ATCCGTATCGAGACTTTAAAGGAGGAACTGAAGTCTATTAAAGGGAAGATTGGGCTGCTGCTGAGAGAATATCAGGAACTGCTCAACATTAAGATGTCGCTGGAGATTGAAATCACCACATACAG GAAGCTGATAGAGGGAGAAGACAGTCGCTTGTCCAGTATGGTGAGTGGACTGTCTCTCATGAGCGTGAGTGCAGGAAGGGTCAGCAGTGTTTCTGGGGCGATCCGTGGAGCGGTGAGCTCAGCCGCCTCAGAGAAGATGCTCTCCAGCAGCACAATAGTCAACCACAACCATCACGAGTCTGTGGAGGAGTTCACTCACGAGCAGGCTGTGGAGATGACCGAGAGAAAGACTGTCCTCATTAG AACAGTTAAGACAGATGAGGACATGTTTGAAAGGGACACCCAAGAACGTACCATCACTATCTCTGGCGCCGCAGAAGAGAACGATTGA
- the LOC113071857 gene encoding desmin-like isoform X2, with protein sequence MRSPAFSVSEFLDSFRCREFHYIRLAVFIRKAHSSIFIAVKLFALARQIVEWRVRLCVRLRFDIPRPDSRYKAPSSMSAGTTLLEHLWRRARNYSFTMSHSPERLSSYRRHFEGGLTSSTLQVRVSSPSPTRGAARHRSASYTRSGTMGRRARSGSRKSRMTSSVSMGTLCLGMGLGVAGGALDLDAAAAENQAFLSTRTSERKEMVTLNDRLAVYIEKVRSLEQSNKLLETEIEGIKSHHVKPSGLRLLYEDQLRELRRIADQMKVQRDLAVAAKDAMAGQLEMLKVKYEEALEARKKAELEIETFRPDVDAATSARIALEKRLENLEVELEFLQRIHKKEIEELMAQIYGSVAKVDVAFSLPDLASALKQIQAQYDSIAAQNLQEMDAWYKAKFQDLNKATSRHVDTVRSIREELTAYKREIQNKQRELDALKNRNEALLLQIQEAQERHKKEEEGLQIRIETLKEELKSIKGKIGLLLREYQELLNIKMSLEIEITTYRKLIEGEDSRLSSMVSGLSLMSVSAGRVSSVSGAIRGAVSSAASEKMLSSSTIVNHNHHESVEEFTHEQAVEMTERKTVLIS encoded by the exons ATGAGGTCACCAGCATTTTCAGTCTCGGAGTTTTTAGACAGTTTCAGATGCAGAGAATTTCATTATATCAGGCTTGCCGTCTTCATTAGGAAAGCTCACTCGTCTATTTTTATCGCGGTAAAGCTCTTCGCACTGGCCCGTCAGATAGTTGAGTGGAGGGTTCGACTCTGTGTCAGACTGAGGTTCGACATTCCTCGCCCGGACAGCAGGTATAAAGCTCCATCATCCATGAGCGCAGGCACAACGCTTCTGGAGCATCTCTGGAGACGTGCGAGGAACTACAGCTTCACCATGAGTCACAGTCCAGAAAGATTGTCCTCTTACCGCCGTCACTTTGAGGGTGGCCTGACCTCTTCCACGCTTCAGGTCCGGGTCTCCAGCCCTTCGCCCACCCGTGGAGCCGCGCGCCACCGCTCCGCCAGCTACACCCGCAGTGGCACTATGGGGCGCAGGGCGCGCTCCGGATCCCGCAAATCACGCATGACCAG CAGCGTGAGTATGGGAACGCTGTGTCTGGGCATGGGTTTGGGGGTAGCTGGGGGTGCGCTGGATCTGGACGCTGCAGCCGCTGAGAACCAGGCTTTCCTCAGCACACGCACCAGTGAGAGAAAGGAGATGGTCACCCTCAATGACCGTCTGGCTGTATATATTGAGAAG GTACGCTCTCTGGAGCAGAGCAACAAGCTGCTGGAGACAGAAATTGagggcatcaagagccaccatgTGAAGCCGTCTGGACTTCGACTGCTCTATGAGGACCAGCTGAGGGAGCTGAGGAGGATTGCTGACCAGATGAAAGTCCAGCGG GACCTGGCAGTAGCAGCAAAGGATGCCATGGCAGGTCAGCTGGAAATGCTGAAGGTGAAATACGAGGAAGCTTTGGAGGCCAGGAAAAAGGCAGAGCTTGAAATTGAAACCTTCAGACCG GATGTGGACGCAGCCACATCCGCCCGAATTGCCTTGGAAAAACGACTGGAAAACCTGGAAGTGGAGCTTGAGTTCCTGCAGAGGATTCACAAAAAG GAAATCGAGGAGTTGATGGCTCAGATTTATGGATCTGTGGCTAAAGTAGATGTGGCCTTCTCTTTGCCCGATCTGGCATCCGCCCTCAAACAGATCCAGGCTCAATATGACAGTATCGCTGCCCAAAACCTGCAG GAGATGGACGCTTGGTATAAAGCAAAGTTTCAAGATCTAAACAAAGCTACATCACGGCATGTGGACACAGTGAGGAGCATCAGAGAGGAACTCACAGCTTACAAGAGAGAG attcAGAATAAACAGAGAGAGCTGGACGCTCTAAAAAACAGGAATGAAGCACTGCTGCTACAGATCCAGGAAGCACAGGAGAGAcacaagaaagaggaggaggggCTACAG ATCCGTATCGAGACTTTAAAGGAGGAACTGAAGTCTATTAAAGGGAAGATTGGGCTGCTGCTGAGAGAATATCAGGAACTGCTCAACATTAAGATGTCGCTGGAGATTGAAATCACCACATACAG GAAGCTGATAGAGGGAGAAGACAGTCGCTTGTCCAGTATGGTGAGTGGACTGTCTCTCATGAGCGTGAGTGCAGGAAGGGTCAGCAGTGTTTCTGGGGCGATCCGTGGAGCGGTGAGCTCAGCCGCCTCAGAGAAGATGCTCTCCAGCAGCACAATAGTCAACCACAACCATCACGAGTCTGTGGAGGAGTTCACTCACGAGCAGGCTGTGGAGATGACCGAGAGAAAGACTGTCCTCATTAG TTAA
- the LOC113071858 gene encoding cyclin-C-like gives MAGNFWQSSHYLQWVLDKQDLMKERQKDLKFLTEEEYWKLQIFFANVIQALGEHLKLRQQVIATATVYFKRFYARYSLKSIDPVLMAPTCVFLASKVEEFGVVSNTRLISAATSVMKTRFSYAFPKEFPFRMNHILECEFYLLELMDCCLIVYHPYRPLLQYVQDMGQEDMLLPLAWRIVNDTYRTDLCLLYPPFMIALACLHVACVVQQKDARQWFAELSVDMDKILEIIRVILKLYDQWKNFDDRKEMAVVLNKVPKPKPPPNSETDQSSNGSQNSSYSQS, from the exons ATGGCAGGGAACTTCTGGCAGAGCTCACATTA TCTGCAGTGGGTTCTGGACAAACAGGATCTGATGAAGGAGAGACAGAAAGATCTCAAGTTCCTCACCGAGGAGGAATATTGGAAGCTACAGATATTTTTTGCCAATG TGATTCAAGCTTTAGGGGAACACTTGAAACTCAGGCAGCAGGTCATCGCAACGGCAACAGTCTACTTTAAGCGTTTCTACGCCAG GTACTCTCTGAAGAGCATAGACCCTGTGCTGATGGCCCCCACATGTGTGTTTCTTGCCTCTAAAGTAGAG GAATTTGGTGTTGTTTCGAACACACGCCTTATTTCAGCAGCAACGTCTGTGA TGAAAACAAGGTTCTCTTATGCCTTTCCAAAGGAGTTTCCCTTCAGAATGAACCAC ATCTTGGAGTGTGAATTCTACTTACTGGAGCTCATG GACTGCTGTCTGATCGTGTATCACCCTTACAGACCGTTACTGCAGTATGTGCAAGACATGGGGCAGGAGGACATGCTGCTGCCGCTGGCTTG GAGGATAGTGAACGACACCTACAGGACAGACCTGTGTCTGCTTTATCCTCCATTTATGATAGCACTGG CCTGCCTGCATGTGGCCTGTGTGGTGCAGCAGAAAGATGCCAGGCAGTGGTTCGCTGAGCTGTCTGTTGACATGGACAAG ATCCTGGAGATTATCAGGGTGATTCTGAAACTCTATGACCAGTGGAAGAACTTTGATGATAGGAAGGAAATGGCCGTTGTGCTCAACAAAGTGCCCAAACCCAAACCTCCTCCTAACAG TGAGACTGACCAGAGCTCAAACGGGAGTCAAAACAGCTCGTACAGTCAGTCCTAG